A region of Moorena producens PAL-8-15-08-1 DNA encodes the following proteins:
- a CDS encoding DUF4149 domain-containing protein, producing MNAFFGVDSQQSRWRTIAMFALGFWLSSSLVIDFVIMPCMSTAGMMSQASFATAGYSIFWTFNRVELLCGALILASLLVLRGNSNLYHYVRRWSILLSLLMVGIAIIYTYIMTPQMSAMALQLNLLEPVSGMPPGMVQMHEGYWLLEAIKLMAGTTLLSWCYQDYRRLVCS from the coding sequence ATGAACGCTTTTTTTGGCGTGGATTCACAGCAAAGCCGCTGGCGAACCATTGCCATGTTTGCTTTAGGGTTTTGGCTCAGTAGCAGTTTAGTTATAGACTTTGTGATCATGCCATGCATGTCTACAGCTGGCATGATGAGTCAGGCTAGTTTTGCTACAGCTGGCTATTCAATCTTCTGGACATTTAATCGTGTTGAGCTTTTGTGTGGCGCTTTAATATTAGCCAGCCTCCTAGTCCTGCGTGGTAATTCTAATCTTTATCATTACGTCAGACGCTGGTCTATTTTATTATCCCTGCTCATGGTAGGGATCGCAATCATTTATACCTACATCATGACACCCCAGATGAGCGCCATGGCTCTACAACTGAATCTTTTAGAGCCAGTGAGTGGCATGCCACCAGGAATGGTGCAAATGCATGAAGGCTACTGGCTCCTAGAAGCAATCAAGTTAATGGCAGGGACTACACTACTTAGTTGGTGCTATCAAGACTATCGTAGATTGGTCTGTTCGTAA
- a CDS encoding Fur family transcriptional regulator, with product MEKEAAAAKPIRSLEDAIDKCQTLGMRLSRQRRFILELLWEAKDHLSARHIYDRLNQQGKVIGHTSVYQNLDALSSQGIIECIERSDGRLYGNISDTHSHVNCLDTNQILDVYVELPENLLKQIEEQTGVKITEYRIDFYGYRQEGSPNSPSGGLRE from the coding sequence ATGGAAAAAGAAGCGGCAGCTGCTAAACCAATTCGTTCACTAGAAGATGCAATCGATAAGTGTCAGACGCTAGGTATGCGTTTGAGTCGTCAACGTCGCTTCATTCTAGAACTGTTATGGGAAGCTAAAGACCATCTGTCAGCGCGACACATTTATGATCGATTGAATCAACAAGGGAAAGTTATTGGTCATACTTCTGTTTACCAGAATTTAGATGCCCTATCCAGTCAAGGTATTATTGAATGTATTGAGCGCTCGGATGGACGGTTGTACGGCAATATCAGCGATACTCATAGCCATGTCAATTGCCTGGATACAAACCAGATTCTTGATGTTTATGTAGAACTACCGGAAAACTTGCTCAAGCAAATTGAGGAACAAACTGGTGTAAAGATTACGGAATATCGGATTGATTTTTATGGTTACCGTCAGGAGGGATCACCTAACTCCCCGTCGGGTGGTTTGAGGGAGTAG
- a CDS encoding TMEM165/GDT1 family protein: MSSFPVTQSDQSQPVKAKQMAVWGIFSSTFLTIFLAEMGDKTQLATLLITAESQSPWIVFVGAAAALISTSLLGVLIGHWLAKRFSPEMMDTAAGTLLLLISVMLLWDAIKLN; the protein is encoded by the coding sequence TTGAGCAGTTTTCCAGTGACTCAATCTGACCAGAGTCAGCCAGTAAAAGCAAAGCAGATGGCTGTATGGGGAATATTTAGTTCAACCTTCCTAACTATCTTTCTAGCCGAGATGGGCGACAAGACCCAATTGGCAACACTACTCATCACTGCCGAATCCCAGTCTCCATGGATTGTGTTTGTTGGTGCTGCCGCAGCACTGATATCTACTAGTTTGCTAGGTGTACTGATTGGTCATTGGCTGGCTAAGCGCTTCTCCCCTGAGATGATGGATACTGCTGCCGGAACACTTTTACTGTTGATATCAGTTATGCTTCTGTGGGACGCAATCAAACTGAATTAG
- the cbiM gene encoding cobalt transporter CbiM, whose amino-acid sequence MHIPDGILPASVCLAGYAATGGLTWYALRRIDQHKNPQEAIPRASLLTAAFFVASSIHLPIPPASVHFVLNGLLGAILGYYAVPAILIGLFFQAVMFQHGGLSTLGINAAMMGVSAILAYHLFQLRRVFGKGNRIVTAIFSFLAGAAGLGVATLIFFVLVITNIPANFNVAAERTAIYGLMVAHIPLMVIEGSFSAAVVLFLQRVQPELLGESGRGSKYNIKSQK is encoded by the coding sequence ATGCACATTCCTGATGGTATTCTCCCTGCTTCTGTCTGTCTCGCTGGTTATGCAGCTACTGGTGGACTCACTTGGTATGCCCTACGTCGAATTGATCAACATAAAAACCCTCAGGAGGCAATTCCCAGAGCTTCCTTACTGACCGCTGCCTTTTTTGTAGCATCCTCAATTCACCTGCCCATCCCACCAGCAAGTGTCCATTTTGTCCTCAATGGCTTGTTAGGGGCAATTTTAGGTTATTATGCTGTTCCTGCCATTCTGATTGGTTTGTTCTTTCAAGCAGTTATGTTCCAGCATGGTGGACTCTCCACCCTCGGGATAAATGCAGCGATGATGGGAGTATCAGCAATCTTGGCGTATCACCTGTTCCAATTGCGGCGGGTATTTGGTAAAGGCAATCGAATTGTTACTGCTATCTTCAGCTTCTTGGCCGGTGCTGCTGGCTTGGGAGTGGCGACCCTAATATTTTTCGTCCTAGTCATTACCAATATTCCTGCTAATTTTAATGTGGCAGCAGAACGGACAGCAATTTACGGGCTCATGGTTGCTCATATTCCCCTGATGGTTATTGAGGGGTCGTTTTCAGCGGCAGTCGTGTTATTTTTGCAGCGAGTTCAACCAGAATTGCTAGGGGAATCGGGAAGGGGAAGCAAATACAATATCAAAAGTCAAAAATAA
- a CDS encoding carboxypeptidase-like regulatory domain-containing protein — protein MLLSLVSVLSWSVNAEAHGTKLESKTIEAIEINAKYDTGQPMPNAQVTIYAPNNPTTPWQTGTSDTNGRFIFAPDYAQQGNWTIQVRQAGHGGMITLTLGEDNSAVAGHSSAAGNSLMISSTSPSYTPVQRMLMAAAGVWGFVGTALFFLGRKTNAHS, from the coding sequence ATGCTACTGAGCCTAGTTTCTGTCTTGAGTTGGTCAGTCAATGCTGAGGCTCACGGCACTAAGCTTGAATCTAAAACTATCGAGGCCATTGAGATTAATGCTAAATACGACACTGGTCAACCGATGCCCAATGCCCAAGTAACGATTTATGCTCCCAATAATCCTACCACTCCTTGGCAGACAGGGACTAGTGACACCAACGGCAGGTTTATCTTTGCTCCCGATTACGCTCAGCAGGGAAATTGGACAATTCAGGTGCGCCAAGCTGGTCACGGTGGCATGATTACTCTTACTCTCGGTGAAGATAATTCTGCTGTAGCGGGTCACTCATCAGCAGCAGGGAACTCCCTAATGATCTCATCAACCAGTCCTAGTTACACCCCTGTTCAGAGAATGCTCATGGCAGCTGCTGGTGTCTGGGGATTTGTGGGTACAGCACTCTTTTTCTTAGGGAGGAAAACTAATGCACATTCCTGA
- the psaK gene encoding photosystem I reaction center subunit PsaK, which yields MINSILLAAVETSVPVTPEWSPTVGIVMILCNLFAITVGRFAIKNPGQGPALPGASGLFANFGIPELLATTSLGHILGAGVILGLATSGVL from the coding sequence TTGATTAACTCAATTTTGTTAGCTGCTGTGGAAACCTCTGTTCCGGTGACCCCGGAGTGGAGTCCCACAGTGGGGATAGTAATGATTTTGTGTAATCTGTTTGCGATTACTGTTGGTCGCTTTGCCATCAAAAACCCCGGTCAAGGCCCAGCTTTACCCGGTGCCTCTGGACTGTTTGCCAATTTTGGTATCCCTGAACTGTTGGCAACTACTAGCCTCGGTCACATTCTAGGGGCTGGTGTCATCTTAGGTCTGGCCACTAGTGGTGTTCTCTAA
- a CDS encoding PhzF family phenazine biosynthesis protein — MGQTIIQVDAFTSKPFTGNPAAICVLPTAQDDSWMQNLAQEMNLSETAFIVKQDDGFNLRWFTPTVEVPLCGHATLASAHVLWSEGHVSPDQTIRFYTKSGLLIAQRQGEWIQLDFPVNPSEVISTPEQLSQTLGIPIKWVGKNALGYLVEVESEELVKQMQPNFQLMRTLPLSAVIVTSWADNDSEYDFVSRFFAPRLGIDEDPVTGSAHCCLAPFWRERNSKDQFLAYQASSRGGVVKVNYTGSDRVFLSGQAVTILRSELVI, encoded by the coding sequence ATGGGACAAACCATTATTCAAGTAGACGCTTTCACCAGTAAACCCTTTACAGGAAATCCTGCTGCTATCTGTGTTTTACCAACTGCTCAAGATGACAGCTGGATGCAAAACCTAGCGCAAGAGATGAATTTATCGGAAACCGCATTTATAGTCAAGCAAGACGATGGTTTCAATTTGCGTTGGTTTACACCGACAGTGGAAGTCCCCTTATGCGGTCACGCCACCCTAGCTAGTGCTCATGTTCTCTGGTCAGAGGGACATGTGTCTCCTGATCAAACGATTCGGTTCTACACCAAGAGTGGATTGCTGATCGCTCAGCGCCAGGGTGAGTGGATTCAACTCGATTTCCCGGTGAATCCCTCAGAAGTTATCAGTACTCCAGAACAACTCAGCCAAACCTTGGGTATACCCATCAAGTGGGTTGGCAAAAATGCCCTAGGCTATTTGGTCGAGGTCGAGTCGGAAGAATTGGTCAAGCAAATGCAGCCCAATTTCCAACTGATGAGAACCTTACCTCTGTCTGCAGTAATTGTTACTAGTTGGGCTGACAATGATTCAGAATACGACTTTGTTTCCCGATTCTTTGCCCCCAGATTGGGAATTGATGAAGACCCAGTTACAGGTTCTGCCCATTGTTGTCTCGCTCCCTTCTGGCGCGAACGTAATAGTAAAGATCAGTTCTTAGCCTACCAAGCCTCCTCTCGGGGTGGTGTAGTAAAAGTTAACTATACCGGTAGCGATCGCGTTTTTCTGAGTGGACAAGCAGTTACTATCCTGCGCTCAGAATTGGTAATCTGA
- a CDS encoding DUF2808 domain-containing protein: MLDGEIKEKTASYTVTSCFLPALKILGFRGSLLFSVKFIKITIALVLSLVILDTPSTQAVELADGRVSFEKSPRLLDAVTTFNQADVRGGTYYFTVDLPGDIGEPLQTLTINQRQGGYKIRFYPEKSSAFEGTYQDRGQPLSLGKVTKDDSTKTISVTFDPPVNPGKTITVGLRPVRNPRLGGVYLFGVTAFPPGENPYGLYLGVGRLQFYSPAGDRFNFR, encoded by the coding sequence ATGTTAGATGGTGAAATCAAAGAAAAGACAGCGTCATATACGGTCACCTCATGCTTCCTCCCAGCTCTAAAGATATTGGGCTTTCGTGGCTCCCTTCTTTTTTCCGTAAAATTTATCAAAATTACTATAGCCTTAGTATTATCCTTAGTAATTTTGGATACTCCCTCAACCCAAGCCGTTGAATTAGCGGATGGCAGAGTTTCATTTGAGAAATCTCCTAGGTTGTTGGATGCAGTAACTACGTTTAATCAAGCTGATGTGCGAGGAGGAACATACTATTTCACAGTGGACTTACCAGGGGATATTGGTGAACCACTACAAACATTAACCATTAATCAGCGTCAAGGAGGATATAAGATTCGATTCTATCCCGAGAAATCCTCAGCATTTGAAGGAACTTACCAAGACCGGGGTCAGCCGTTATCTCTGGGAAAGGTAACAAAAGACGACTCAACCAAAACAATTTCAGTTACCTTCGATCCACCAGTAAACCCAGGAAAAACCATTACTGTTGGGCTTCGTCCTGTGCGCAATCCACGATTGGGAGGCGTCTATCTGTTTGGCGTTACAGCTTTCCCTCCTGGAGAGAATCCCTACGGTTTATATTTAGGTGTTGGACGTTTACAGTTCTACTCTCCCGCCGGAGACCGGTTCAATTTTAGATAA
- a CDS encoding quinone-dependent dihydroorotate dehydrogenase, whose translation MDIYQSTIRPILFSGLKTDPEWLHNRTLALLSWLSSNQDSTLGHWLQGQLQQRFCLNDARLEQTLWGVNFPNPMGLAAGFDKDGVAAGIWGSLGFGFAELGTVTFHGQSGNPRPRLFRLVEDKAALNRMGFNNLGATAMAARLEQLKVNRLRVAGLEKNLPEEKAKDEQPTGRENRIQASGLTIPIGINLGKSKVTPLPEAADDYRSSFGLLRELGDYFVVNVSSPNTPGLRSLQDASQLSLILDALQQQNLSQKPILVKIAPDLEWNAIADVLELAQTYGLAGIIATNTTIRRDLLKTQRIRATGKLVTEEAGGISGAPLRQRSTDVIRFIWQETQGNLPIIGVGGIFTGEDAWEKITAGASLIQVYTGWIYNGPWMVRQILQGVLQKLEERSMSSISEAVGSGSG comes from the coding sequence ATGGATATTTACCAATCTACCATTCGTCCAATTCTCTTTTCTGGGTTGAAGACAGATCCAGAATGGTTACACAATAGAACTCTAGCGCTATTGAGCTGGCTGTCATCAAATCAGGATTCCACTCTAGGTCACTGGCTTCAGGGTCAATTACAGCAAAGGTTTTGCCTAAATGATGCTCGCCTCGAACAAACTCTATGGGGAGTAAACTTCCCCAACCCTATGGGTTTAGCAGCAGGGTTTGATAAAGATGGTGTGGCTGCTGGAATTTGGGGAAGCTTAGGGTTTGGCTTTGCTGAACTGGGTACTGTAACCTTTCATGGTCAATCGGGAAATCCTCGTCCTCGTTTATTTCGCTTGGTAGAGGACAAAGCTGCTCTGAATCGGATGGGATTTAATAATCTCGGAGCTACAGCAATGGCGGCTCGATTAGAACAGTTGAAGGTTAACAGGTTAAGGGTTGCAGGTTTAGAAAAGAACTTACCGGAAGAGAAAGCCAAGGACGAACAACCTACCGGAAGAGAAAACCGGATCCAAGCTTCAGGTTTAACTATTCCGATTGGCATTAATCTAGGTAAATCTAAAGTAACACCCCTACCAGAGGCAGCAGATGACTATCGGTCGAGTTTTGGGCTGTTGAGGGAATTGGGGGATTACTTTGTGGTGAATGTGAGTTCACCGAATACACCAGGTTTGCGATCGCTTCAGGATGCCAGTCAACTTAGTCTGATCTTAGATGCTCTGCAACAGCAAAACCTTTCCCAAAAGCCGATTCTGGTTAAGATTGCTCCGGATTTAGAGTGGAATGCGATCGCAGATGTTCTTGAGCTTGCCCAAACCTATGGATTAGCTGGGATTATTGCTACTAACACTACCATCCGTCGGGATCTGCTGAAAACACAACGGATTAGGGCAACGGGCAAACTGGTAACGGAAGAAGCTGGGGGGATTAGTGGAGCACCTTTGCGTCAACGTTCTACAGATGTAATTCGGTTTATCTGGCAGGAAACTCAAGGAAATTTACCGATTATAGGGGTTGGAGGCATTTTTACGGGGGAGGATGCTTGGGAGAAGATTACTGCAGGTGCTAGTCTAATTCAGGTGTACACGGGTTGGATTTATAACGGTCCATGGATGGTAAGGCAGATTCTGCAAGGGGTGTTGCAGAAGTTGGAGGAAAGAAGCATGAGTTCAATTTCTGAGGCAGTGGGTTCTGGGTCTGGTTGA
- a CDS encoding HNH endonuclease has product MLRFRLLGWHFRVQKNGKLRSTPSEENYKALLKKVKNVVNSSNYGAKAKAEKLAPIIRGWRNYHRWCKMDGSRNSLWYANEAARRKFKKEKKINKHEAVRLVNKAFPTVPHEQFGHTMVKGAKSPYDGDLVYWSKRNSKLYNNATAKALTKQSHSCGHCGLKFLSDESVHLHHIDGNHDNWKPKNLMAVHQSCHQLIHGSKLKS; this is encoded by the coding sequence ATTCTAAGGTTTCGTCTCCTGGGCTGGCACTTCCGAGTCCAGAAAAATGGAAAACTTCGTAGCACCCCGTCAGAGGAAAATTACAAAGCACTCCTTAAGAAAGTCAAAAATGTAGTCAACAGCTCGAACTATGGCGCAAAAGCTAAAGCTGAAAAATTAGCTCCTATCATTCGTGGATGGAGGAACTACCACAGGTGGTGCAAGATGGATGGTTCCCGGAATAGCCTATGGTACGCAAATGAAGCAGCCCGTAGGAAATTCAAAAAGGAAAAGAAAATCAACAAGCACGAAGCCGTAAGGCTAGTGAACAAAGCATTCCCGACAGTTCCTCACGAACAATTTGGACACACAATGGTTAAAGGGGCTAAGTCCCCTTATGACGGAGACTTAGTCTACTGGAGCAAGCGCAACAGTAAGTTATACAACAATGCTACCGCGAAAGCTTTAACTAAACAAAGCCATTCCTGTGGACATTGCGGACTAAAGTTCTTAAGCGACGAATCTGTACACCTTCATCACATTGATGGAAACCACGACAATTGGAAGCCTAAGAACCTAATGGCCGTACACCAGAGTTGTCACCAACTCATCCACGGGAGCAAGCTTAAAAGCTAG
- a CDS encoding reverse transcriptase domain-containing protein yields MKSIVRHMTKHSELWRGQKWKHLRRHLFRLQRRVYKAVQAGDLRKARSLQKLILKSRSAQLLAIRQVTQLNQGKKTAGIDGKIALTYKERFGVLEKLGDRAENWTHQGLREIPIPKKNGSTRMLKVPTISDRAWQCLAKFALEPAHEATFHPRSYGFRTGRSAHDAQTYIYENLSSNKKGIDKRVIELDIKKCFDRISHQSIMKRIIAPQGLKTGIFRCLKAGINPEFPEQGTPQGGVVSPLLANIALDGIEGIHPSVRYADDMIIFLKPKDKAEKILSKIKVFLAERGMEISVEKTKLTKTTDGFDFL; encoded by the coding sequence ATGAAGAGCATAGTTAGACACATGACAAAACATAGTGAACTTTGGAGAGGACAAAAGTGGAAACATCTCCGCCGCCACCTTTTCCGCCTACAGAGACGAGTATATAAAGCGGTTCAAGCGGGCGACCTACGGAAAGCAAGGTCTCTACAAAAACTGATTTTGAAATCCCGTTCAGCACAGTTATTGGCCATCCGTCAAGTGACCCAACTAAATCAGGGTAAGAAAACCGCCGGAATAGACGGCAAAATAGCTCTAACCTACAAGGAAAGGTTTGGGGTACTTGAAAAGCTAGGCGACCGTGCGGAGAACTGGACGCACCAAGGGTTAAGGGAAATACCCATACCCAAGAAAAATGGGAGCACTAGAATGCTGAAAGTCCCCACGATATCTGACAGAGCATGGCAATGTCTGGCCAAATTTGCTCTAGAACCAGCACATGAAGCGACCTTTCACCCTCGGAGTTACGGGTTTAGGACTGGTCGTAGCGCACACGATGCCCAAACATACATATATGAGAACTTAAGTTCAAATAAGAAGGGTATCGATAAAAGAGTAATCGAACTAGATATAAAGAAATGCTTTGACAGGATATCACACCAATCCATAATGAAACGTATAATTGCTCCACAAGGACTAAAAACAGGAATATTCCGATGCTTAAAAGCAGGAATAAATCCAGAGTTCCCAGAGCAAGGTACGCCACAGGGAGGAGTAGTAAGCCCACTATTAGCAAACATTGCACTTGATGGAATAGAAGGAATACACCCATCAGTCCGTTATGCGGATGATATGATAATATTCCTAAAACCAAAAGACAAAGCTGAAAAAATACTGTCAAAAATCAAAGTATTCTTGGCAGAACGCGGGATGGAAATAAGCGTTGAAAAGACCAAGCTAACCAAAACGACAGACGGATTTGACTTCCTATGA
- a CDS encoding TMEM165/GDT1 family protein, giving the protein MDWQLLGLSFLTVFLAEIGDKSQFAAIALSGSLNSPRTVFLGTIAALILASFLGVVAGGGVAHLLPTRLLKAIAAIGFALMALRLLWPSEGTVED; this is encoded by the coding sequence ATGGATTGGCAATTACTAGGACTAAGTTTCCTAACTGTATTTTTAGCTGAAATTGGAGACAAAAGCCAATTTGCTGCGATCGCACTGAGTGGTAGTCTCAATTCCCCCCGTACTGTGTTTTTGGGAACTATAGCGGCACTGATACTGGCTAGCTTTCTGGGTGTAGTCGCTGGGGGAGGGGTGGCTCATCTATTGCCTACTCGTCTACTAAAAGCGATCGCAGCCATTGGCTTTGCTTTGATGGCATTACGGCTATTGTGGCCTTCAGAAGGAACGGTGGAGGATTAA
- a CDS encoding DUF4382 domain-containing protein: MVIAVIFLSGCGEGKPKSETKPTAGNGKLQFRANGEDFVRQGFVSKDSWQISFDQVYINLADITAYQANPPYNPDKVKEISVEEKIILPNPKTIDLAEGGEDAEPILIAEIADAPTGHYNALSWKMVKAKTGPAMDQSLVMGGKASKQGQTIDFVIKLDQEIEYRCGEFVGDQRKGILAKDGEADIEATFHFDHIFGDSDLTANDPLNTGAIGFEPLAALAKNGKLEVTMAQLKSALPARTYQQLTQDILPNLGHVGEGHCTSMPISRS; this comes from the coding sequence ATGGTTATAGCTGTAATTTTCCTCTCAGGCTGTGGTGAAGGTAAACCAAAGAGCGAGACTAAGCCTACAGCAGGAAATGGCAAGCTGCAATTTCGGGCTAACGGTGAAGATTTTGTGCGACAGGGCTTTGTTTCCAAAGACAGTTGGCAAATATCTTTCGATCAGGTTTACATCAACCTAGCAGACATCACAGCTTACCAAGCTAACCCTCCGTATAACCCCGATAAAGTAAAGGAAATCTCAGTCGAAGAGAAAATTATCCTCCCCAATCCCAAAACCATCGATTTAGCGGAAGGGGGAGAGGATGCCGAGCCAATTCTGATTGCTGAGATAGCTGATGCACCAACTGGTCATTACAATGCTCTTTCCTGGAAAATGGTCAAAGCCAAGACTGGTCCAGCAATGGATCAAAGCCTAGTGATGGGTGGTAAAGCCAGTAAGCAGGGACAAACCATTGATTTTGTGATCAAACTTGACCAAGAGATTGAATACCGCTGTGGTGAATTCGTCGGTGATCAGCGCAAAGGGATTCTAGCCAAGGATGGGGAAGCGGACATAGAAGCTACCTTCCACTTCGATCACATTTTTGGCGATAGTGATTTGACCGCTAATGACCCCCTCAACACTGGTGCGATCGGATTTGAGCCATTAGCTGCACTCGCTAAGAACGGCAAACTAGAGGTGACAATGGCTCAGCTTAAATCAGCACTCCCAGCTCGCACCTATCAGCAGCTTACTCAAGACATTCTGCCTAACCTAGGTCATGTCGGTGAAGGTCACTGTACATCCATGCCAATTTCCAGGTCATGA
- a CDS encoding 1-acyl-sn-glycerol-3-phosphate acyltransferase — translation MSVLSSPQFYPPRLNPLLTRLCQGFSDLIADNLYQLKLVVESTDLEKLARLEEERVLYLPNHPTLDDGIVLFLLSTRLGQLFHYVVAYESFRGWNKKFLPQIGAYSIRRGLGDRASIAQTLTLLKQPSCDLVIFPEGGCSYQNDTVMPFRTGAIQLPLQAMNQMVKQGEPVPNLYLVPVSLKYHYTDSMKPVIDQTLSRLEKALNINAIAPNFYGRLRGVAEQVILRLETEYDLNLDQTTLDQTTQMDWNQRINKLKTHLLSECEQKLELTPASMTPSRERVYKIQSVLKSRAQELEQFDETTYESIYQATIRLLNFDAIYDGYVAASPTPERFLDTLTRLEREVFKFDRPLVKGHRKAMVRIGDPINIKEHFESYRQNRAGTVEMLTQQLQQTVQENLS, via the coding sequence ATGTCTGTTTTGTCAAGCCCTCAATTCTATCCACCTAGGCTCAATCCCCTATTAACCCGCCTCTGTCAAGGCTTTTCTGATCTGATCGCCGATAATTTGTATCAACTGAAGTTAGTGGTTGAGTCTACGGACCTAGAGAAACTGGCTCGGTTGGAAGAGGAACGGGTGCTTTATCTCCCGAATCATCCTACCCTTGATGATGGGATAGTTCTGTTTCTGTTATCAACTAGGTTAGGGCAACTCTTTCACTATGTTGTGGCTTACGAGAGTTTCCGGGGATGGAACAAAAAATTTCTGCCCCAGATCGGAGCATACTCGATTAGACGGGGTTTAGGCGATCGCGCCAGCATTGCCCAAACCCTAACGTTACTGAAGCAACCGAGTTGTGATTTGGTGATTTTCCCCGAAGGCGGCTGCTCTTATCAAAATGATACGGTTATGCCCTTCCGAACGGGAGCGATTCAACTGCCTCTACAGGCAATGAACCAAATGGTCAAACAGGGTGAACCTGTTCCTAATCTCTATTTAGTACCCGTAAGTCTGAAGTACCACTACACTGATTCCATGAAGCCAGTGATTGATCAGACCCTGTCCCGTCTAGAGAAGGCGTTGAACATTAATGCGATCGCACCAAACTTCTATGGGCGTTTACGGGGTGTGGCGGAGCAAGTCATTCTTCGCTTGGAGACTGAATACGACCTTAATCTAGACCAAACCACTCTAGACCAAACCACTCAGATGGATTGGAACCAAAGGATTAACAAGCTCAAAACTCATCTGTTGAGTGAGTGTGAACAGAAGCTAGAGCTAACACCGGCAAGCATGACACCAAGCCGAGAACGAGTGTATAAAATTCAGTCAGTCTTAAAATCCCGTGCTCAAGAGTTAGAACAGTTTGATGAAACCACTTATGAATCAATTTACCAAGCTACTATCCGCCTGCTGAATTTCGATGCAATTTACGATGGTTATGTTGCGGCTTCCCCTACCCCAGAGCGTTTTTTGGATACTCTGACTCGACTAGAGCGGGAAGTGTTTAAGTTTGATCGACCTTTGGTGAAAGGACACCGCAAAGCGATGGTCCGCATTGGAGACCCCATAAACATCAAAGAGCATTTTGAGTCCTACAGACAAAACCGAGCAGGAACAGTGGAGATGTTAACCCAACAACTACAACAGACAGTTCAAGAAAATTTATCGTAA